One window of Drosophila busckii strain San Diego stock center, stock number 13000-0081.31 chromosome 3L, ASM1175060v1, whole genome shotgun sequence genomic DNA carries:
- the LOC108599508 gene encoding SPRY domain-containing SOCS box protein 3: MLPIGNEEESLRCAGFCDCRFPNSIDVANTKAHIPDMVKCRCGEDSGNGNEWQWHASNEADAQIHGRDIIFHPTYSQGTAIVRGEQPLHQDKVHFWEMRVITALAGTDVMFGIGTDNVDLQQFKFHFVSALGTNAQSWGYSYNGRIQHCGEQLPFGQKFSQGCLVGVYLDRTRGYLEFYLNRRSLGVAYTCIPQHAKIYPMVCSTAAKSVIRLINSTSQSVTLQLLAFRALAKQPHKVEELRQMPGLISIMKSYWFLAPPVRYSRCSKENELDLGDEAVLSSAKLRLSRKQKYTDDVNIDDDDLYANAHKIALRHSDSGDEEYTTSIHEFCDEYFHYLL; encoded by the exons ATGCTGCCAATTGGAAATGAAGAGGAGTCTCTGCGGTGCGCAGGGTTTTGCGATTGCCGCTTTCCTAATTCCATAGACGTAGCCAATACGAAGGCCCACATTCCAGATATGGTCAAGTGTCGTTGCGGTGAGGACAGCGGTAATGGCAATGAGTGGCAGTGGCATGCGAGCAACGAAGCCGATGCGCAAATCCACGGCAGAGATATCATATTCCATCCAACATATAGCCAAGGCACTGCCATTGTGCGTGGCGAACAGCCGTTGCACCAGGACAAAGTACATTTCTGGGAGATGCGCGTCATCACAGCGTTGGCGGGAACAGATGTG ATGTTTGGTATAGGCACCGATAATGTTGATCttcagcaatttaaatttcactttGTCTCCGCATTGGGTACCAATGCTCAATCTTGGGGCTACTCCTATAATGGGAGAATACAACATTGCGGAGAGCAGCTGCCTTTCGGACAAAAGTTCTCGCAGGGCTGTTTAGTGGGTGTCTATCTGGATCGAACACGTGGTTATTTGGAGTTCTATCTAAATCGCCGCTCGTTGGGCGTTGCCTATACATGCATTCCCCAACATGCTAAAATCTATCCTATGGTCTGCTCTACAGCTGCTAAGTCGGTTATACGCTTGATTAATTCCACATCGCAGTCGGTCACGTTACAGCTTCTAGCGTTTCGAGCGCTCGCCAAACAGCCACACAAAGTGGAAGAACTGCGTCAAATGCCCGGCTTGATTAGCATCATGAAATCATATTGGTTTCTGGCGCCACCCGTACGCTACTCGCGCTGCTCCAAAGAAAATGAACTCGATCTGGGTGATGAGGCGGTGCTTTCCAGCGCGAAGCTAAGATTAAGccgtaaacaaaaatacacag ATGATGTCAACATTGACGATGACGATTTGTATGCGAACGCGCACAAAATCGCTTTGCGGCATTCGGACAGCGGCGACGAGGAATACACCACGTCTATACATGAGTTCTGCGATGAATACTTTCATTACTTATTGTAG
- the LOC108599512 gene encoding inositol monophosphatase 2 encodes MVSEAKLKEYYEVALKLVEKCGPLFMEGYSKPKADYVVKSDFYDLVTVYDKQIEDTLIQGLTSAFPESLIIGEEESATSERQAELTDAPTWIIDPIDGTTNFVHRIPHCCISVGLAIKKELVVGIIYNPPANELFSAWQGHGAYLNGQRISTSKKTTIRQAVVAYEISLIHAARVRDKNIKRIYKLGSNATCTRSFGSAALALCYVATAQCDVYHVEDLKPWDIAAGAVILREAGGTLCHTYGGKFDVMKPDLVCAATEELCKNAISLIEEANQITEYTFK; translated from the exons ATGGTGAGCGAGGCGAAATTGAAGGAATACTACGAAGTAGCGCTGAAGCTGGTGGAAAAATGTGGACCACTGTTTATGGAGGGGTATAGCAAGCCCAAGGCAGATTATGTTGTCAAGTCGGATTTCTATGATCTGGTTACAGTGTACGATAAGCAAATTGAGGATACTTTAATACAAGGTTTGACGTCGGCGTTTCCCGAATCGCTGATCATAGGCGAAGAAGAGTCAGCGACTAGTGAACGTCAAGCGGAGCTGACAGATGCACCCACTTGGATTATAGATCCCATAGATGGCACCACGAATTTCGTACATCGCATACCACATTGTTGCATTTCCGTCGGCTTGGCCATCAAGAAAGAGCTCGTTGTGGGCATTATATACAATCCGCCGGCAAATGAATTGTTCTCTGCTTGGCAAGGTCATGGTGCTTACTTGAATGGTCAACGCATAAGCACATCCAAGAAAACAACG ATTCGTCAAGCGGTCGTCGCCTATGAGATCTCTCTCATTCATGCAGCTCGCGTGCGAGACAAGAATATCAAGCGCATTTATAAGCTCGGCTCCAATGCAACTTG CACGCGCAGCTTTGGCAGCGCCGCCCTAGCGCTTTGTTATGTGGCGACAGCCCAATGCGATGTCTATCATGTGGAGGATCTTAAGCCGTGGGATATAGCAGCTGGTGCTGTTATACTGAGAGAAGCAGGTGGCACTCTATGCCATACATATGGTGGTAAATTTGATGTCATGAAGCCTGATCTGGTCTGCGCTGCCACAGAGGAGCTCTGCAAAAATGCCATCAGCCTTATAGAGGAGGCTAACCAAATTACGGAATATACAttcaaataa
- the LOC108599509 gene encoding inositol monophosphatase 2 → MTSELQIEELYNFIYPLAVRAGEILLEGYNNAGKSVALKCNEFYNVVTDYDNEIEEYLISNILATYPTHKFIGEEETAKNNNVSKELTDAPTWIIDPIDGTSNFIKQIPHVSVSIGLSINKQIVLGIVNNPAQNKVYTTKLGQGAYCNGKPIHVSSCERLQDANVAYEVCLLHAAKIRNKHIKRIYYVGSQARRLVGYSAVVDSLCMVAAGNLDAFHIEDMYPWDCAAGYLLIREAGGVVTHPYGGAFDIMKPDLICASTETLRLEIEQLIRKADQAKSVGQEE, encoded by the exons ATGACAAGCGAGTTGCAAATTGAGGAGctgtataattttatatacccCCTAGCGGTTCGAGCGGGTGAAATTCTGCTCGAAGGCTATAATAATGCTGGGAAATCAGTTGCGCTCAAGTGCAATGAATTCTACAATGTGGTCACCGACTATGACAACGAAATTGAGGAATATCTTATTTCCAATATACTCGCTACCTATCCGACACACAAATTTATAGGCGAGGAGGAGACCGCTAAGAATAATAATGTGTCCAAGGAGCTTACAGACGCACCCACCTGGATCATTGATCCCATTGATGGGACCTCCAACTTTATCAAACAAATACCTCACGTATCTGTTTCCATTGGACTctcaataaacaaacaaattgtgcttGGTATTGTGAACAATCCTGCCCAGAACAAAGTCTATACGACCAAGTTGGGTCAGGGTGCCTATTGCAATGGCAAGCCCATACACGTGAGCAGCTGTGAGCGCCTCCAGGATGCCAATGTAGCCTATGAGGTGTGTCTACTGCACGCGGCAAAGATTCGTAATAAGCACATTAAGCGGATCTACTATGTGGGCTCCCAAGCAAGACG cctGGTGGGCTATTCGGCTGTGGTGGATTCACTCTGTATGGTTGCCGCTGGCAACCTGGATGCTTTTCATATTGAGGACATGTATCCTTGGGATTGTGCTGCGGGCTATTTGCTTATACGCGAAGCCGGCGGTGTTGTGACCCATCCCTATGGTGGCGCTTTTGATATTATGAAACCAGATTTAATATGCGCCTCAACGGAGACTTTGCGTCTAGAAATTGAGCAACTTATAAGAAAGGCAGACCAAGCAAAGTCTGTCGGGCAGGAGGAATAG
- the LOC108599505 gene encoding ATP-dependent helicase brm, which translates to MASPSPANSPMPPPQAPSPMAPPSQSPAPSPHSPYAHQPPPQGPQQGPPPGAPHMQGPPPPGHPPGPYGHPMQHGPPGQGPPGHHMPPHHQGMTPHMGMQMPPNGPNMSPIGYQTHGMPPNATAPPGQGPPGGPPGAPPERPGQENLHAIQRSIDLMEEKGLQEDPRYSQLLAMRATSKHQHLNNNQVTLLRTQITAYRLLARNQPISMHMQKSLQAAQQQQQQPPPPPPIGAPGMPGGPPPVGQPPMQPQQPPATGTPPQCPTPPASPYGQPVPGQKMQPAPPPHMQSQPLPPQPPLMGGAPPPTPQQQHQQSQQQQQQLQQQQLQQQQAQQQQQQQQQQQQQSQPSPVEQLHHQLPNGGKPLAMSGVQPLIPPAPMAPQTVRPSAPGAPGTQPGVPPVGAPRPGGPPGQQQPMAKPNRITTVAKPVGLDPITLLQERENRIAARISLRMQELQRLPATMSEDLRLQAAIELRALRVLNFQRQLRMEIVQCTRRDTTLETAINMKFYKRTKRQGLREARATEKLEKQQKLEAERKRRQKHLEFLAAVLQHGKDLREYHRNNKAQLARMNKAVMNYHANAEREQKKEQERIEKERMRRLMAEDEEGYRKLIDQKKDKRLAFLLSQTDEYISNLTQMVKQHKDDQMKKKEEEGKRLQQYKKELLMSGEYVHIDESSIAADMRVHVVEQCSGKKLTGDDAPMLKHLHRWLNMHPGWDWIDDDDEEDEASASPEKKKPEQQQAERSAAENAGGDADKANAPGEEGSKDVIQQVKVEDDEYRTEEQTYYSIAHTVHEKVFEQASIMVNGQLKEYQLKGLEWLVSLYNNNLNGILADEMGLGKTIQTISLVTYLMDRKKVMGPFLIIVPLSTLPNWVLEFEKWAPSVGVVSYKGSPQGRRLLQNQMRATKFNVLLTTYEYVIKDKSVLAKIAWKYMIIDEGHRMKNHHCKLTQVLNTHYIAPYRLLLTGTPLQNKLPELWALLNFLLPSIFKSCSTFEQWFNAPFATTGEKVELNEEETILIIRRLHKVLRPFLLRRLKKEVEHQLPDKVEYIIKCDMSALQRVLYKHMQSKGVLLTDGSEKGKHGKGGAKALMNTIVQLRKLCNHPFMFQHIEEKYCDHTGGHGVVSGPDLYRVSGKFELLDRILPKLKATNHRVLLFCQMTQCMTIIEDYLGWRQFGYLRLDGTTKAEDRGELLRKFNAKGSDYFVFLLSTRAGGLGLNLQTADTVVIFDSDWNPHQDLQAQDRAHRIGQRNEVRVLRLMTVNSVEERILAAARYKLNMDEKVIQAGMFDQKSTGSERQQFLQTILHQDDNEEEEENEVPDDEMINMMIARSEEEIEIFKRMDIERKKEDEDIHPGRDRLIDESELPDWLTKDDDEVERFHYQYDEDTILGRGSRQRKEVDYTDSLTEKEWLKAIDDGAEFDEEEEEDNDSKRKRRKRKNRKEESDDDSLILKRRRRQNLDKRSKKQMHKIMSAVIKHSQDGRTLSEPFMKLPSRQRLPDYYDVIKRPVDIKKILQRIEDCKYADLNELEKDFMQLCQNAQIYNEEASLIYLDSIALQKVFMAARQRITAAADAAAAAAGDNTNDAHGNGGGGSDNSDNDDDDADDGSDDEEIATTSAAAVKMKLKLNKSLASAPSTPTQTSSVANSGAATTSKKQTRRKRSQKKYTISDDDDDDMD; encoded by the exons GCAACAGCACCACCTGGACAGGGTCCACCAGGTGGTCCGCCCGGTGCGCCGCCAGAGCGTCCTGGTCAGGAGAACTTGCACGCAATACAGCGTTCCATTGACCTGATGGAGGAGAAGGGCTTGCAGGAAGATCCGCGCTACTCACAACTGCTCGCCATGCGCGCCACTTCCAAACATCAGCATCTCAACAACAATCAAGTGACTCTGCTGCGCACACAGATCACAGCCTATCGATTGCTGGCGCGCAATCAACCCATCTCCATGCATATGCAGAAATCTCTGcaagcggcgcagcagcagcaacagcagccgccgccaccaccgccaATTGGCGCGCCTGGCATGCCGGGCGGTCCGCCGCCAGTGGGTCAACCGCCCATGCAGCCGCAACAGCCGCCAGCAACGGGCACACCACCTCAGTGTCCAACGCCGCCGGCTAGTCCGTACGGACAGCCCGTCCCTGGGCAGAAAATGCAGCCGGCGCCTCCACCGCATATGCAATCGCAGCCGCTGCCACCGCAGCCACCTTTAATGGGCGGTGCGCCGCCACCAacgccgcaacaacaacatcagcaatcacaacaacaacagcaacagttacagcagcaacagttacagcagcaacaagcccagcagcagcagcagcagcaacaacaacagcagcagcagtcgcagccgaGTCCtgtggagcagctgcatcatCAACTGCCAAATGGTGGTAAGCCTTTGGCAATGTCTGGCGTCCAGCCACTGATACCACCAGCGCCTATGGCGCCACAAACAGTACGCCCATCTGCACCTGGGGCACCAGGCACTCAACCTGGTGTGCCGCCAGTTGGAGCACCACGTCCAGGCGGGCCACCTGGTCAGCAACAGCCTATGGCCAAACCCAACCGCATAACCACAGTGGCTAAGCCAGTGGGTCTGGATCCCATAACGCTGCTGCAGGAGCGCGAGAACCGTATTGCCGCACGCATCTCGCTGAGGATGCAGGAGCTGCAACGCTTGCCGGCGACTATGTCCGAGGACTTACGTCTGCAGGCGGCGATTGAGCTGCGGGCGTTGCGTGTGTTGAATTTCCAACGTCAGCTGCGCATGGAGATTGTGCAGTGCACGAGAAGGGACACAACACTTGAGACGGCCATCAACATGAAGTTCTATAAGCGCACCAAGCGTCAAGGCTTGAGAGAAGCACGCGCGACAGAGAAGCTGGAAAAGCAACAGAAGCTGGAGGCAGAACGTAAGCGCAGGCAGAAGCATCTTGAGTTCCTGGCAGCGGTGCTGCAGCATGGCAAGGATTTGCGCGAGTATCATCGCAACAATAAG GCCCAGCTCGCTCGCATGAACAAGGCGGTGATGAATTATCACGCGAATGCTGAGCGTGAACAGAAGAAGGAGCAGGAGCGCATTGAGAAGGAGCGTATGCGTCGCCTCATGGCTGAGGATGAGGAGGGCTATCGCAAGCTCATTGATCAAAAGAAGGATAAGCGTTTGGCATTCCTGCTGTCGCAGACGGACGAGTATATCAGCAATCTGACGCAGATGGTGAAGCAGCACAAGGACGATCAGATGAAGAAGAAGGAGGAGGAGGGCAAGCGCCTGCAGCAGTACAAAAAAGAGCTGCTGATGAGCGGCGAGTATGTGCACATCGACGAGAGCAGCATTGCGGCCGATATGCGCGTCCATGTGGTGGAACAGTGCAGCGGCAAGAAGTTGACTGGCGATGATGCGCCCATGCTGAAGCATTTGCACCGGTGGCTTAACATGCATCCCGGCTGGGACTGGatcgatgacgatgacgaggAGGATGAAGCATCGGCGTCGCCGGAGAAGAAGAAAcctgagcagcaacaagcggAACGATCAGCAGCTGAGAATGCTGGTGGTGATGCAGACAAAGCCAACGCGCCAGGGGAAGAGGGTTCCAAGGACGTTATTCAGCAAGTCAAGGTTGAGGATGACGAATACCGCACAGAGGAGCAAACCTATTACAGCATTGCGCACACTGTGCATGAAAAGGTCTTCGAGCAGGCCAGCATTATGGTTAATGGCCAGCTGAAGGAGTATCAGCTGAAGGGTCTCGAGTGGCTTGTCTCGctctacaacaacaatctgAACGGCATTTTAGCCGATGAGATGGGTCTGGGTAAGACCATTCAAACTATTTCTCTGGTCACCTATCTGATGGATCGTAAGAAGGTTATGGGTCCTTTCTTAATCATTGTGCCGCTCTCCACACTGCCCAATTGGGTGCTGGAGTTTGAGAAGTGGGCACCCTCCGTGGGCGTGGTCAGCTACAAGGGAAGTCCGCAGGGACGACGGCTGCTGCAGAATCAAATGCGCGCCACGAAATTCAATGTGCTGCTCACCACATATGAGTATGTAATTAAGGATAAGTCAGTGCTGGCCAAGATCGCATGGAAGTACATGATTATTGACGAGGGTCATCGCATGAAGAATCATCATTGCAAGCTGACGCAGGTGCTCAATACGCATTACATAGCACCTTATCGTCTGCTACTCACGGGTACACCGCTGCAGAACAAGCTGCCCGAGTTATGGGCGCTGCTTAACTTTCTGCTGCCTTCCATCTTCAAGTCGTGCTCCACATTCGAGCAGTGGTTCAATGCACCTTTTGCAACCACGGGCGAAAAGGTTGAACTTAATGAGGAAGAAACTATTTTGATTATTCGTCGTTTGCACAAAGTGCTGCGACCCTTCCTGCTGCGTCGCCTGAAAAAGGAAGTGGAGCACCAGCTGCCCGACAAGGTGGAGTACATTATCAAGTGCGACATGTCAGCGCTCCAGCGTGTGCTCTATAAGCATATGCAGAGCAAGGGTGTGCTGCTCACCGATGGCTCCGAGAAGGGAAAACATGGCAAGGGAGGCGCCAAGGCTCTAATGAACACAATTGTTCAGCTGCGTAAGCTCTGCAATCATCCATTCATGTTCCAGCACATTGAGGAGAAGTACTGCGATCACACTGGTGGACATGGCGTCGTCTCAG GTCCCGATCTCTATCGTGTCTCGGGTAAATTCGAGCTGCTTGATCGAATTTTGCCTAAGCTTAAGGCCACCAACCATCGCGTGCTGCTCTTCTGTCAAATGACGCAGTGTATGACAATTATTGAGGATTATCTGGGCTGGCGTCAGTTTGGGTATTTACGCCTGGATGGTACCACCAAAGCAGAGGATCGTGGTGAACTGTTGCGCAAGTTTAATGCCAAGGGATCGGACTACTTTGTCTTCTTGCTGTCCACGCGTGCCGGCGGTCTTGGCTTGAACTTGCAAACCGCCGATACGGTGGTCATCTTTGATTCGGATTGGAATCCTCATCAGGATTTGCAGGCTCAAGATCGCGCGCATCGTATTGGCCAGCGCAATGAGGTGCGCGTCCTGCGTCTCATGACAGTTAATTCTGTGGAGGAACGTATTCTGGCTGCTGCGCGCTATAAGCTTAACATGGACGAGAAGGTCATCCAGGCAGGCATGTTCGATCAGAAATCCACGGGCAGTGAGCGTCAGCAGTTCCTGCAGACAATTCTCCATCAAGACGACAAcgaagaggaggaggagaaCGAAGTGCCCGATGATGAGATGATCAACATGATGATTGCGCGCAGTGAGGAGGAAATTGAAATCTTTAAGAGGATGGATATTGAGCGTAAAAAAGAAGATGAAGACATTCATCCCGGCAGAGACCGTTTGATTGATGAATCCGAACTGCCTGATTGGCTGACCAAAGATGATGACGAGGTGGAGCGCTTCCACTATCAGTATGATGAGGATACCATCTTGG GTCGCGGCTCGCGTCAGCGTAAGGAAGTGGACTACACAGACAGCCTTACAGAGAAGGAGTGGCTTAAGGCTATTGACGACGGTGCCGAGTTTGATGAGGAGGAAGAGGAGGATAATGACTCGAAACGCAAGCGACGCAAGCGCAAGAATCGCAAAGAAGAATCCGATGATGATTCGCTTATACTCAAGCGGCGACGCCGTCAGAATCTGGATAAACGTTCCAAGAAGCAAATGCACAAGATTATGAGCGCTGTTATCAAGCACTCTCAGGATGGTCGCACCTTGTCCGAACCTTTCATGAAGCTGCCCTCGCGTCAGCGTCTGCCAGATTACTATGATGTCATCAAACGGCCTGTGGATATAAAGAAGATTCTGCAGCGCATCGAGGACTGCAAATACGCGGACCTCAATGAGTTGGAGAAGGACTTTATGCAGCTTTGTCAGAATGCGCAAATTTACAATGAAGAGGCTTCGCTTATTTACTTGGACTCCATAGCGCTGCAAAAAGTATTCATGGCTGCGCGGCAAAggataacagcagcagcggatgcggcggctgcagcagctggtgaCAACACCAACGATGCGCATGGGAATGGTGGCGGTGGCTCCGACAACTCAGAtaacgatgacgatgacgctGATGATGGCTCAGATGATGAGGAGATCGCTACCACTTCGGCGGCGGCAGTTAAAATGAAGCTGAAGCTTAATAAATCCTTGGCCAGCGCACCTAGCACACCCACGCAAACTTCCTCAGTGGCCAACAGTGGTGCGGCAACTACATCCAAGAAGCAGACGCGTCGCAAGCGCTCCCAGAAGAAATATACCATATcggatgatgatgacgatgatatGGACTAG